The genomic window AACTAGCTTGGTCTTTACCTTAATCCTACGCAAGGCAGCTAATTCTGATTTTTCTCTCATGAATTCGCCAACAGTATCTTTGCTACCTTTACCCCTTCAAAGTTTTCACATTTATCAATGGAGAAATTTTGGGAGAACCTTTATCTGGTGAACGTTCCAGAGATCGGAAGGCGTTTGGATGCAACTTCGCTGCATCCAAACGCCTTCAGAGCCGACAATTCTATCGGCTAAATCCCCTACTCCGTTCACGTTCGGCTTCCCACTGCCGCTGCGACTGTTGCAGCTGCTCTTTCACCTTTGACCGTAAGGAGTGCATTCTCTCTCTTTCTTCTCTTGTGGGGTTAAACACAACAGTTTTCTCCCCCTCCACCCTGAGAATTTCACGATTATCCGCTTTCACAATCACGCTGACGGTATTACCTATTTGCTTGATTCTCCATTGATTCCCGTCAAGACTAAGCTCGCCGTCCGCTTGTGGTTGAGCGCCAATGAGCCGAAACAACTGCTGCACGGCAATAGAGATTTCTCTGCCCTCCTGCTGCCGCTCTCGTTCCTGGCGCTGTTCTTCTTTTATATGATTTAGTCGTGTCTTTACTTGGGGAGTGTTGAGGTATTCTCTCAACTGCTCCATTTCCTTCGTTGCAGGGGATGATTGCCAGCGGCGGTATTCCTCTTGTTGGCTGTGCCATTCTTCTACTCTCTTACCCGCTGCCATCCAGTTAGAATAAACCCGATCCCTTTGCGCCGATATCTTTTCAAGTTCGGCAAGATCGGTCTTGTATTTGGGTAACAACCGTGTCAACCAGGAAGCATTTTCTAGTTCGTCCAGTTTTTCAAGAGTTTGTTGGAATAAATCGTCATATAAAGCTGCTAGTCTCCGCTCATCTCTTTGAAGCCGTTGCAGCTCTTGCTCGTTGGGATGAGTTGGCTGCTTGGCGAAGTATGCCGCTACTTTCTTTTGGGCTGCCAATAGTTCGGCATCGCCGATCTGGGGCGCTAGTTCTTGGATGCGGCGCTGTATCCCATTCCAGCTATAGTCAGTCCCTAATTTATTGCCAGGAGTAGCAACAGTGACACCATCTTGAGTGTATTGGTAGGAAATGCCGCTGATGCTGCCATCCCGTTTTTGGCGGGTTTGGATCTGCACAGAGGCTGACTGCATTTTCTCGATAAATTGCTCCGGGCTATCGCACGACTGAATTACCCTGTCGGCAATGTCTTGAATCTGTTGTTTGACACTTGGGGTTGAGTGTTGACAATCGGCTTCTTCTCTTCGCTGCTGCTCAAACTG from Chroococcidiopsis sp. SAG 2025 includes these protein-coding regions:
- a CDS encoding relaxase/mobilization nuclease domain-containing protein — encoded protein: MIGNISKGRGFRGCLSYLMDKEQAELIGGNMLGENARELAAEFKLSRQLNPDIKQPVFHASLSLPKLEDYAEHLDDERWNSIAADYLQQMGFTRNQYIVVRHFDRDHDHIHIVAARVKLDGTIVDDSWDYLLSQDIIRSLEREYNLTPVLSSWEVERRGITKGQFEQQRREEADCQHSTPSVKQQIQDIADRVIQSCDSPEQFIEKMQSASVQIQTRQKRDGSISGISYQYTQDGVTVATPGNKLGTDYSWNGIQRRIQELAPQIGDAELLAAQKKVAAYFAKQPTHPNEQELQRLQRDERRLAALYDDLFQQTLEKLDELENASWLTRLLPKYKTDLAELEKISAQRDRVYSNWMAAGKRVEEWHSQQEEYRRWQSSPATKEMEQLREYLNTPQVKTRLNHIKEEQRQERERQQEGREISIAVQQLFRLIGAQPQADGELSLDGNQWRIKQIGNTVSVIVKADNREILRVEGEKTVVFNPTREERERMHSLRSKVKEQLQQSQRQWEAERERSRGFSR